A part of Aegilops tauschii subsp. strangulata cultivar AL8/78 chromosome 2, Aet v6.0, whole genome shotgun sequence genomic DNA contains:
- the LOC109771935 gene encoding protein NARROW LEAF 1: MKPSDDRMQLSGLTQSEESSLDVEGHCSHHEAFPCSPSMQPVASGCVHTENSAAYFLWPTSNLQHCAAEGRANYFGNLQKGLLPILPGKLPKGQQANSLLDLMTIRAFHSKILKRFSLGTAVGFRITKGVLTETPAILVFVARKVHKKWLNPNQCLPAILAGPGGVWCDVDVVEFSYYGAPAQTPKEQMFSELVNKLCGSDEYIGSGSQVASQDTFGTLGAIVKRRTNNKQVGFLTNRHVAVDLDYPNQKMFHPLPPNLGPGVYLGAVERATSFITDDVWYGIYAGTNPETFVRADGAFIPFADDFDISTVTTIVREVGEIGDVKIIDLQCPIKSLIGRQVCKVGRSSGHTTGTVMAYALEYNDEKGICFFTDLLVVGENRQTFDLEGDSGSLIILTSQDGEKPRPIGIIWGGTANRGRIKLTSEYGPENWTTGVDLGRLLDRLELDLIINDESLKDAVQEQRKAFVAAINSAIGESSAVTVTAPEATPAEKAEEIFEPLGIQIQQLPRHDLTSATTEGEGAANTPSDMEERQFISNFVGMSPVRRDHDARRSIANLNNPSEEELAMSLHLGDREPKRLRLDPESSLDLEKQPHPDPEPSLDLEERPHPDPEMMSLDLEKQPRPDPEPGLDLERQPRSDPEPCLDLEKRLPADPEPSMDLEK; encoded by the exons ATGAAGCCTTCAGATGACAGGATGCAGCTCTCAGGTTTGACGCAGTCGGAAGAGTCGTCGCTTGACGTGGAGGGGCATTGCTCTCACCATGAGGCATTTCCTTGTTCTCCATCGATGCAACCGGTTGCTTCTGGGTGTGTGCACACAGAAAATAGCGCGGCATACTTCTTATGGCCGACTTCAAACCTGCAGCATTGTGCGGCGGAGGGACGGGCAAACTACTTTGGGAACCTCCAGAAAGGATTGCTGCCGATACTCCCTGGAAAGTTGCCCAAGGGTCAGCAAGCAAATAGCTTGCTCGACTTGATGACCATAAGAGCTTTCCACAGCAAGATATTGAAGCGTTTCAGTCTCGGAACGGCAGTGGGCTTCCGCATAACAAAAGGGGTTCTCACAGAAACCCCTGCCATTCTTGTCTTCGTTGCTCGAAAGGTTCACAAGAAATGGCTTAATCCAAACCAATGCCTTCCTGCAATTCTTGCG GGTCCAGGAGGTGTCTGGTGTGATGTCGATGTCGTAGAATTTTCATACTATGGTGCGCCGGCTCAAACACCTAAAGAACAGATGTTCAGTGAGCTTGTTAATAAGTTGTGTGGCAGTGATGAATATATTGGTTCAGGCTCTCAG GTTGCAAGCCAGGATACGTTTGGAACTTTGGGTGCAATTGTGAAACGACGCACCAACAACAAGCAAGTTGGTTTCCTCACGAACCGACATGTTGCAGTTGATTTGGACTATCCTAACCAGAAGATGTTTCACCCGTTGCCGCCGAATCTTGGGCCTGGTGTTTATCTTGGAGCTGTCGAGAGGGCAACATCTTTCATCACAGATGATGTTTGGTATGGAATTTATGCTGGAACGAACCCAG AGACATTTGTACGAGCCGACGGCGCATTCATCCCATTTGCTGATGACTTTGACATTTCCACAGTCACAACTATAGTTAGGGAAGTCGGTGAGATTGGGGATGTTAAGATTATAGATCTGCAGTGTCCTATCAAGAGCCTCATCGGGAGGCAAGTTTGCAAAGTCGGCAGAAGCTCTGGTCACACAACTGGGACTGTGATGGCATATGCCCTTGAGTACAATGATGAGAAAGGAATATGCTTCTTCACCGACCTCCTCGTCGTTGGTGAGAACCGCCAAACATTTGATTTAGAGGGTGACAGCGGAAGCCTTATTATCCTGACCAGCCAGGATGGGGAGAAGCCACGTCCTATTGGGATAATATGGGGTGGCACAGCAAACCGTGGGAGGATAAAGCTCACAAGTGAGTATGGCCCTGAAAACTGGACCACAGGGGTTGATCTTGGCCGCCTTCTTGATCGTCTAGAACTTGATCTTATCATAAACGACGAATCACTCAAAG ATGCTGTGCAGGAGCAAAGAAAAGCTTTTGTGGCTGCAATTAACTCTGCTATTGGGGAGTCCTCTGCGGTGACTGTTACTGCCCCAGAAGCCACCCCAGCAGAGAAGGCTGAAGAGATCTTTGAGCCTCTTGGGATCCAAATTCAGCAGCTGCCTCGTCATGACCTGACAAGCGCCACAACCGAAGGGGAGGGCGCAGCCAACACGCCGTCCGACATGGAAGAGCGTCAGTTCATCTCGAACTTCGTCGGCATGTCTCCCGTGCGCCGTGACCACGATGCTCGGAGGAGCATCGCCAACCTGAACAACCCGTCAGAGGAAGAGCTCGCCATGTCGCTGCACCTAGGCGACCGTGAGCCCAAGCGGCTCCGTCTAGACCCGGAGTCCAGCCTGGACCTTGAAAAACAGCCTCATCCAGACCCGGAACCGAGCCTGGACCTGGAGGAGCGACCTCATCCAGACCCAGAAATGATGAGCCTAGACCTGGAGAAGCAGCCTCGCCCGGACCCGGAACCGGGTCTGGACCTGGAAAGGCAGCCTCGCTCGGACCCGGAACCGTGCCTGGACCTGGAGAAGCGCCTTCCAGCCGACCCGGAGCCGAGCATGGACCTGGAGAAATGA